CGAATCAACGCCTTCAAAACTCAAGTAAACAGGAAATCTGGTGCACAATCGAGGGAAATAGAAGCTTCGGCCAGAACTCATGATGATCTGACTTTCAAGCAACTGCTGACTAAGAGTCATCATGACAATGAACTCAGTGAAGCACATGATTTATTACCTTCCATGTAAACCTAGCTCTCACGAAACTGACACAAGATAACTTACTCACAAGGGAGGAGGAATAATCGAATGGAAATATACGCATAATGAAGGCCGAACAGActgtcaacatcatcatcttggGGGCCCCTGCCGCGGGCAAGAAGAGTCTGATACGACGGGTGAGTTGACATGACAAGACGAGAGTTTACTCGGGCACCATTCGAAACCTGCAAGAAATTCAGCTGCTGACATTATATATGCAGTACTGCATGGACGTCTTCACGGACCTCTATGATCCCCTTACCGAATCATCCGGCGACAGTCGCCTTGCCCTCATCTCGGGTATTCCAACCAACATCAATCTCGAGCGCATCCCGTCGACTTTTATTCGCTCGGCACCTGAAGCCAAACGAATCGCATCCGAGGCCGACGCCCTGATCCTACTGTACGCCGGATCCTCCGCGGAGGGTCTTGAGGAGCTGCGGCGTATCCGGCTTGAAGTCCTGGCGCCGCACCTAGGCTCCGACGTCCCGCCCACGGCAGTCGTGGCGAGCAAGGCCGACGGCGCGGCGTCGGAGGGGTGGGATGAGGGTGTCAAGGGGGGCAGGGAGCTGGCTGTGCAGTTGGGGGCCAAGTTTGGGGTTGCGTCGGCACTTTGGGGGGATGGGGTGAAGGACgtggtggaggagttggCGGCGAGGGTGTTGGAGAGGAAGGGAGTTGGGAAGCACTAAGTATGGGGAGAGTTTGAAGAGGTAATAGTTTGTGTGTTTGAAGAGTGGTGGAGGCAACTCGCTAAGCTCTCAAAAGTTCGGTTGTCAGCATGATGACGCTGAGGTGGAAGCTATTCCCATGGTTGGCACAGAACGACTTATTACCTAGGTTACCTATTTGATATCAGCAACTCTTGCAGTTCTGGCTCACTTTAATCTTGCtcattagctttaatattggCATTATTGTGTGAAACTTGCTTCGGCTGGGTCCTGGAAGGGCTGTTGCTTGTCAGCTTAATTTGGCTTGTGGGAATTGTCGACTAATCTGGACGCATTGCTTGACAGTGAATGCAGCTGGACTATTTCCATACTCAGATGCAACCGATTTCAGGTCCATTTGAGCAAGGAAGAAACTTGATCAATTGCTGGGGTGAGTGTGAGAGCGATGGTACTAGGGTGAGAGGCATAAAGGGCCATTACTCGGGTGGGAGCTATTTGTTAGTGAGATGGACCTTGACTGCACCAATGTATCTATCCAATCGCATTGAGACTGAACAGTGAGCAACTGCAATATGGGTTTTTAATTGACTGATGATATAAAATGTTGAATACATTGCCAAGCGTTGATGCTCTAGCAACTGTATAATGGGGCAAAGTGTTGCTTGTGATGCGTCTGCTGCGATCAGCCAATGACTGTACTCCAGCCTGTCAATCTTATCCTCTCTCCTCGTTCTCAACTATTACTACCTCCAAGTCAGAAAGTGACCGACAATTGAAAGTCGCATCCATCTTCTCGGGCGCCCGTGGACCCCGTGCCTCGGCACGTCTCAAACACGTGGACGCCTGCCGAGGCGGGAGTAGGTTCCATCCCAGGATGAGACCCAAGGGACAAGGACACGGAGTACTATTTCGGACGAACATGGGGACAAGAGTTCGTCCGTGTCATGTCTCGAcccctcatctcatcttctccctctttccTCCTTTTGCTGTGAATCCCCCCCGCGAACGAcggctttaatattatataagtgtATCTGTCCCGATCGATCGGTCGGTCTGGGGAAGCTTGTTCTAAATCCTTTCGATTCGGTAATTTTTCGTTAGCGTACTCACTGTACTGTACGCGACGACACTCTCCGACTGTGCCGCTTGATTAGGAGACACGCACGCTTCTCGTATCATCAGATTCATCACCTACgatcctttcctttcctttgcgacacttcttttctttactGTCCGTATACCCTATCCTATTTGTTACTTTTCTTATACATCTTTCCTATCTGGACCCACGAGGCGCGCCCCTGCCAGCTGAACTGTCGCCGTAATCATCCTCTCAACCAACCACATCTCAACATCATCCACCACAATCACAATGGCTGACAACACCCCGACCTCTGTGATTCCTCCGCTGGAGCACACGGCATTGGAGGACATCCCTGCCAAGGTCGATCGCCTCAGAAAGTCCTTCAAGGCCGGCCGCACCAAGCCTCTCGAGTTCCGCCTCGTCCAGCTGCGCAAGCTCTACTGGGCCCTGGTCGACAACACCACTCTCATGCAGGATGCCCTCCTCAAGGACCTCCGCAAGTGCAGGTTCGAGGCAAACTTCTCCGAGATTGACTGGTGCAAGCGGGAGTGCCTCGATACCATCAAGAACATACAGAAATGGGCCCGCGACGAGCCCGTCGTCAACGTGCCCCTCGAGTTCCGCGCCATGAAGCATCGCATCCGCCATGAGCCCCTGGGAATCGTCCTCAACATTGGCTCCTTCAACTTCCCGTTCCAGCTCAACCTCCCCGCTGTCATTGGCGCCATCGCCGCTGGAAACTGTGTTGTCCTCAAGGCTTCAGAGTCTTCCCCCAACTGCGCCATGGCCCTCAAGAAGATCTTTGACGATTCCCTGGACCCAGAGTGCTACACCTACGTCAACGGTTCTCTCCCCGAGACCCAGCGTCTCCTCGAGGAAAAGTTTGACAAGATCGCCTTCACTGGCGGCAAGACAGTCGGCAAGATcatcgccaagaaggccgcaGAGACCTTGACTCCggtcctcctcgagcttggtggCCAGAACCCGGCTTTTGTCACCAAGAACGCCAACCTCAAGCTTGCTGCTAGACGATTGCTCTGGCAAAAGGTTCTATGTGCTGGCCAGGTCTGCATGTCTCACAACTACATCCTTGTCGAGAGGAGCGTTCTGTCATCGTTCCTCGGTGAGCTCAATGGCCAGCTGCGCTCCTTCTTCCCCAAGGGCGTCAAGAACAGCCCAGACTACACCCGTATCGTCAACATCGGCCACTTCAACCGCCTCAAGAAGATGCTTGACTCGTCAAAGGGCAAGATCGTCCTGGGCGGTTCTATGGATGAGTCTGAGCTCTTCATGGAGCCGACAGCTGTCCTGGTCGATGATATCGAGGATAGCATGATGGTGGAGGAGTCTTTTGGCCCCATCTTCTCTATCATGGCATTCGACTCTCTCGACCAGGCTATCCAGATCGCTAACCAGGTCGACCCGACACCCCTTTCTCTCAACACCTTTGGGTCTGATGCCGAGAACAACAAGGGTATGAACCTCCTGCTCATCATTTAGCAGAACACTCAACTAACCGTTTCTAGTCCTGGAAAACGTTACCTCGGGAGGCGCCACCTGTAACGATTCCTTCTTCCACAGCCAGATCCCCCAGTCCCCCTTGGGCGGTGTTGGCCAGTCCGGAATGGGCCACTACCACGGCTTCTACTCGTTCAAGACCTTCAGCCATCAGCGTGTCATCGCCCAGGTGCCGTATTGGGCCGACTTCCTTCTCCGTGTGCGCTACATGCCCTACTCGTGGCCACACCTGAACCGATTCAACGCTTTCACCCCAAAGCCCAACTTTGACCGCAACGGCAACAAGACCAAGGGTCTCAAGTATATCCTCGCCCTGACCTTCGGCCTTGGATCAAACAAGACAAAGGGCGCTCTGTTAAGGTGGGCTATCCTCGTAGCATTGGCTGCGATCCTGGAAGTTAAGAAAGGCACTGTGAGCCAGTTGCTCACACGATCGTGATTTAGTTGATTTCTGATTTCTGCAATTCGTCCGAGTAAAGCAAAATGTTGAACGAGAGCTTTGCCGTgtactttttttctttttgcgAACACTTGTCCCGATGGCTATCGAGTTCATTGTTGGTACCTGTACAGTTTCGTTGTATAATAGCGGCAAATTGTCCTCCCcaagtttatagtataacACGCAGGCTGGTGGATGTCTGGCCGAGCAGGGGAGGGCACTACAAATGAGAAGTTGAAAAGCTAGGTATCTTTGGTTGCATTTAATCCTTTTGTCCCACCTCGTAGTCCAACATGTTTTAGTGACCAGTCAAAGTTGCTGCCAGACGGCGTCCCTTGTCGCCACCCAGATACAGGTCGTCGTCTGTAGATTCCCTTGCCAGATCCACGGCTTCGCTGTAGCCCCTTGTAACCATATCCTCATCGACCTTAAGCCCGTTCTCGACGAGAGCGAGGATGACACTGCGGATCCTCGCAATCTCACGCATAGTTGACACCTCCATGGGGTCGTTCTGGCTCGAGTAGACCTTGCTGCTGACGCTCTCTTCCATGCGGTTGATGCCGGCGGCCTCAGCAGCGACGTCGCTCTCAATGTGCTTGCTGATCCAGATGTACCCGTTGACGCCGAGCAGCACGTCGACCTTTCCGCCGGCGTTGGCCACGTCCATGGTCCAGACCT
This region of Fusarium falciforme chromosome 5, complete sequence genomic DNA includes:
- a CDS encoding Aldehyde dehydrogenase, whose translation is MADNTPTSVIPPLEHTALEDIPAKVDRLRKSFKAGRTKPLEFRLVQLRKLYWALVDNTTLMQDALLKDLRKCRFEANFSEIDWCKRECLDTIKNIQKWARDEPVVNVPLEFRAMKHRIRHEPLGIVLNIGSFNFPFQLNLPAVIGAIAAGNCVVLKASESSPNCAMALKKIFDDSLDPECYTYVNGSLPETQRLLEEKFDKIAFTGGKTVGKIIAKKAAETLTPVLLELGGQNPAFVTKNANLKLAARRLLWQKVLCAGQVCMSHNYILVERSVLSSFLGELNGQLRSFFPKGVKNSPDYTRIVNIGHFNRLKKMLDSSKGKIVLGGSMDESELFMEPTAVLVDDIEDSMMVEESFGPIFSIMAFDSLDQAIQIANQVDPTPLSLNTFGSDAENNKVLENVTSGGATCNDSFFHSQIPQSPLGGVGQSGMGHYHGFYSFKTFSHQRVIAQVPYWADFLLRVRYMPYSWPHLNRFNAFTPKPNFDRNGNKTKGLKYILALTFGLGSNKTKGALLRWAILVALAAILEVKKGTVSQLLTRS